ACTCAACTACACATAATTATGAATAACGAATACGactatttatttaaattattattgattggtGATTCAGGTGTTGGTAAATCCTGTTTGTTATTGAGATTTGCTGACGACACATATACGCCAGATTATATTTCCACCATTGgtgttgattttaaaatcaGAACCATCGAGTTGGACGGTAAGACAATCAAATTACAAATCTGGGATACTGCTGGTCAAGAAAGATTCAGAACTATCACTTCTTCCTATTATAGAGGAGCTCATGGTATCATTATCGTGTATGATGTGACTGACCAGgaatcatttaataatgtcAAGCAATGGTTACAAGAGATTGACCGTTATGCCACAGGTGGTGTcatgaaattattagttgGTAATAAGGCTGATTTGTctgataaaaaaa
This is a stretch of genomic DNA from Candida dubliniensis CD36 chromosome 1, complete sequence. It encodes these proteins:
- a CDS encoding RAB-family small GTP-binding protein, putative (Similar to S. cerevisiae YPT1;~Similar to C. albicans YPT1); the encoded protein is MNNEYDYLFKLLLIGDSGVGKSCLLLRFADDTYTPDYISTIGVDFKIRTIELDGKTIKLQIWDTAGQERFRTITSSYYRGAHGIIIVYDVTDQESFNNVKQWLQEIDRYATGGVMKLLVGNKADLSDKKIVEYTAAKEFADALDIPFLETSALSSTNVEQAFYTMARQIKAQMTNNANAGNVSNAKGKSNVNLRGESLASNQSNSCC